One Apostichopus japonicus isolate 1M-3 chromosome 14, ASM3797524v1, whole genome shotgun sequence genomic window carries:
- the LOC139979792 gene encoding leucine-rich repeat-containing protein 59-like: MGSKIKTNLKDKLDGNELDLSLSNLTKVPVKDIAALTKANTLDLSCNQLTTLPENFCTLTRFVRLDLSKNALTSLPDNFGQLVNLRHLDLLGNKLERLPISFAELENLKWLDLKNNPLVEPPQKMVGDCLDDKQCKLCAQRVLRYMKDLKEIYDRKRIALLEIQRAKEAEAETVRLVEEEKQRERKKRQKQDEKERRRGEYLAAKAAKEQEEAAKNKDEEESKDDDEMDETVKVNGTSKSARESDEGSSSGIFFFVMLFVLLLGVAVGSYMHCQENGEIPWCQQFNDYTRPVKAQIEKWLK; this comes from the exons ATGGgatcaaaaattaaaacaaatttgaaagacaAATTGGATGGCAATGAGTTGGACTTGAGTTTGAGTAATCTGACAAAGGTCCCTGTAAAAGacatt GCAGCGCTCACCAAGGCAAACACTTTGGATTTATCCTGTAACCAGCTGACAACATTACCA GAAAATTTTTGCACTCTCACAAGATTTGTTAGATTGGACCTCAGCAAAAATGCCCTGACTAGTCTTCCGGATAACTTTGGACAACTCGTAAACCTCCGCCACTTGGACCTCTTGGGAAATAAACTTGAACGGTTGCCAATTAGTTTTGCTGAGCTGGAAAATCTAAAGTGGCTTGACTTGAAGAACAATCCGTTAGTGGAGCCACCCCAAAAGATGGTTGGAGATTGCTTGGATGACAAACAATGTAAATTGTGTGCTCAGAGG GTTCTCCGTTACATGAAAGACTTGAAAGAGATTTACGATCGGAAGAGAATAGCTTTACTGGAGATACAGCGAG CCAAGGAAGCAGAGGCAGAAACTGTGAGGCTGGTAGAGGAAGAGAAACAgcgagaaagaaagaaaagacagaAACAGGATGAGAAAGAGAGACGAAGAGGGGAATACCTAGCAGCCAAGGCAGCCAAAGAGCAAGAAGAGGCAGCAAAAAATAAAGATGAGGAGGAATCGAAAGATGATGACGAGATGGACG AAACTGTTAAGGTGAATGGAACTTCAAAATCAGCCAGAGAAAGTGATGAAG GTTCATCATCGGgaattttcttctttgttatgCTGTTTGTGCTTCTCCTTGGTGTGGCTGTTGGATCTTACATGCATTGCCAAGAAAATGGAGAAATTCCTTGGTGTCAACAATTTAATGACTATACCAGACCAGTAAAAGCACAGATTGAGAAATGGTTAAAGTGA